The Aeromicrobium senzhongii genome includes a window with the following:
- a CDS encoding LCP family protein encodes MEQEPSPAEDRPRWRRTGRSLLTVLVIVVVLAVAAALGADFWLRRHLGGQMEALPAAMPVGERPQSTPDDSINILLLGSDKRVDGSVAGQRSDTMMVIHIPADRKSVSLVSIPRDSWVQVPGHGPAKINAAFSWGGPALSVATVEKLTDVRMDHVAVIDWEGFKRVTDLLGGVTVTIPKTVKDGYSGRTWEAGTYEMDGKTALAYVRQRAGLAGGDLDRIKRQQAFLRSLAGKTLSRPTFTDPRLLYKVLDAVTANLGVDEGWTASDMRNLAWSLRSVRSQDISFTVVPLKSLGMEGAQSVVYLDRPEGEELWQALREDRLSAWIGETGTGLADVVD; translated from the coding sequence ATGGAGCAGGAGCCGTCGCCGGCCGAGGACCGACCGCGCTGGCGGCGTACCGGCAGGAGTCTGCTGACGGTTCTGGTGATCGTGGTCGTGCTGGCCGTGGCCGCGGCGCTGGGTGCCGACTTCTGGCTCCGCCGTCATCTCGGTGGGCAGATGGAGGCGCTTCCCGCGGCGATGCCGGTGGGGGAGCGGCCCCAGAGCACGCCGGACGACTCGATCAACATCCTGCTGCTCGGCAGCGACAAGAGGGTGGACGGATCGGTCGCCGGCCAGCGCAGCGACACCATGATGGTCATCCACATCCCGGCCGATCGGAAGTCGGTCAGCCTCGTCAGCATCCCGCGCGACTCGTGGGTGCAGGTACCCGGGCACGGCCCGGCGAAGATCAACGCCGCGTTCTCCTGGGGCGGTCCGGCGCTGTCGGTCGCGACCGTCGAGAAGCTCACCGACGTCCGCATGGACCACGTCGCAGTGATCGACTGGGAGGGCTTCAAGCGGGTGACCGACCTGCTCGGCGGCGTCACCGTGACCATCCCGAAGACGGTCAAGGACGGCTACTCCGGACGGACGTGGGAGGCGGGCACGTACGAGATGGATGGCAAGACGGCGCTGGCCTACGTGCGCCAGCGTGCCGGGCTCGCCGGCGGTGACCTGGACCGGATCAAGCGGCAGCAGGCGTTCCTGCGCTCCTTGGCCGGCAAGACCTTGTCGCGTCCGACGTTCACCGATCCCCGCCTGCTCTACAAGGTGCTCGACGCGGTGACGGCCAACCTCGGCGTCGACGAGGGATGGACGGCCTCCGACATGCGGAACCTGGCCTGGTCGCTGCGATCGGTCCGGTCCCAGGACATCTCCTTCACCGTGGTCCCGCTCAAGTCCCTCGGGATGGAGGGCGCCCAGAGCGTGGTCTATCTCGACCGCCCCGAGGGCGAGGAGTTGTGGCAGGCGCTTCGCGAGGACCGACTCTCGGCGTGGATCGGTGAGACCGGTACGGGTCTGGCTGATGTGGTCGACTGA
- the eno gene encoding phosphopyruvate hydratase has translation MAIIDDVAAREILDSRGNPTVEVEVVLDDGSFGRAAVPSGASTGQFEAVELRDGGDRYLGKGVLKAVEAVNGPLAESLVGLEADDQRAIDEMMIDLDGTPNKAQYGANAILGVSLAVAHAAAESAGLPLFRYVGGPNAHVLPVPMMNILNGGAHADSNVDVQEFMIAPIGAESFAESLRWGAEVYHALKSVLKQKGLSTGLGDEGGFAPNLESNRAALDLIATAIEKAGLKVGSDIALAMDVASSEFHDDNGYTFEGVAKTSDEMITYYTELVASYPIVSIEDPLDEEDWAGWTAMTAALGDKVQLVGDDLFVTNVERLSRGIAEKAGNAMLVKVNQIGSLSETLDAVDMAHRAGFHNMMSHRSGETEDVTIADLAVATNCGQIKTGAPARSDRVAKYNQLLRIEELLGSAASYAGARAFPRFA, from the coding sequence ATGGCCATCATCGACGACGTCGCCGCACGCGAAATCCTGGACTCCCGTGGCAACCCCACCGTCGAGGTCGAGGTCGTCCTCGACGACGGCTCCTTCGGCCGCGCCGCTGTTCCCTCCGGTGCGTCGACCGGTCAGTTCGAGGCCGTCGAGCTGCGCGACGGTGGCGACCGCTACCTCGGCAAGGGCGTCCTGAAGGCGGTCGAGGCCGTCAACGGCCCGCTGGCGGAGTCGCTCGTCGGGCTCGAGGCCGACGACCAGCGCGCCATCGACGAGATGATGATCGATCTCGACGGCACCCCCAACAAGGCCCAGTACGGCGCCAACGCCATCCTCGGTGTCTCCCTCGCGGTGGCGCACGCCGCCGCCGAGTCCGCCGGCCTGCCGCTGTTCCGCTACGTCGGCGGCCCTAACGCGCACGTCCTGCCCGTCCCGATGATGAACATCCTCAACGGTGGCGCGCACGCCGACTCCAACGTCGACGTCCAGGAGTTCATGATCGCCCCGATCGGTGCGGAGTCCTTCGCCGAGTCGCTGCGCTGGGGCGCCGAGGTCTACCACGCGCTCAAGTCCGTGCTGAAGCAGAAGGGCCTGTCCACGGGCCTGGGCGACGAGGGCGGCTTCGCGCCGAACCTCGAGAGCAACCGGGCCGCGCTCGACCTCATCGCCACGGCCATCGAGAAGGCCGGCCTGAAGGTCGGCTCCGACATCGCGCTGGCCATGGACGTCGCCTCCAGCGAGTTCCACGACGACAACGGCTACACCTTCGAGGGCGTGGCCAAGACGTCCGACGAGATGATCACGTACTACACCGAGCTGGTCGCCTCCTACCCGATCGTGTCCATCGAGGACCCGCTGGACGAGGAGGACTGGGCCGGTTGGACCGCCATGACGGCCGCCCTCGGCGACAAGGTGCAGCTGGTCGGCGACGACCTGTTCGTCACGAACGTCGAGCGCCTCAGCCGCGGCATCGCCGAGAAGGCCGGCAACGCCATGTTGGTGAAGGTCAACCAGATCGGCTCGCTGTCCGAGACGCTGGACGCCGTCGACATGGCCCACCGTGCCGGGTTCCACAACATGATGAGCCACCGCTCGGGCGAGACCGAGGACGTCACGATCGCCGACCTCGCCGTCGCGACGAACTGCGGCCAGATCAAGACCGGCGCCCCGGCCCGCTCCGACCGTGTGGCCAAGTACAACCAGCTGCTGCGCATCGAGGAGCTGCTCGGCTCGGCCGCCAGCTACGCCGGCGCGCGGGCGTTCCCCCGGTTCGCCTGA
- a CDS encoding MazG family protein yields the protein MSQEFDRLVEVMRRLRAECPWTREQTHESLRRYVIEEAYETAEAIDLADSEHLREELGDLLMQVVIHAAIAESDGEGWTTDDVVRGIADKLIHRSPHVFGDVTVSSAAEVDANWQRLKGERKQRRHPLEGIPADLPALMAADKVLGRVDAPVEGDELGARLLRLVAEARAAGVDPEAELRAATRRHADGVQDS from the coding sequence GTGAGCCAGGAGTTCGATCGCCTCGTCGAGGTCATGCGGCGGTTGCGGGCGGAGTGCCCGTGGACCCGCGAGCAGACCCACGAGTCCTTGCGTCGCTACGTGATCGAGGAGGCCTACGAGACGGCCGAGGCGATCGACCTGGCCGACTCGGAGCACCTGCGCGAGGAGCTGGGCGACCTGCTCATGCAGGTCGTGATCCACGCGGCGATCGCCGAGTCCGACGGCGAGGGCTGGACGACCGACGACGTCGTGCGGGGGATCGCCGACAAGCTCATCCATCGCAGTCCCCACGTCTTCGGGGACGTCACCGTCTCGTCGGCCGCCGAGGTCGACGCCAACTGGCAGCGACTCAAGGGTGAGCGCAAGCAGCGCCGTCACCCGCTCGAGGGCATCCCCGCCGACCTGCCCGCGCTGATGGCGGCCGACAAGGTGCTGGGCCGGGTCGACGCCCCGGTCGAGGGCGACGAACTCGGGGCGCGGCTGCTGCGCCTCGTCGCGGAGGCGCGCGCCGCGGGCGTCGATCCCGAGGCCGAGCTGCGCGCGGCCACGCGTCGCCACGCCGACGGCGTGCAGGACTCCTGA
- a CDS encoding purine-cytosine permease family protein codes for MTVQSDGPGGLEAVRRAGIETTGIEIVDESERTAKPSDLFWPWFAANVSVFGISYGSYLLWAGISWWQASLVAVVGITVSFIACGLVAIAGKRGSAPTMILSRAPFGVVGQKLPGVFSWIISIGWETFLAIMATLATATVFRELGWSSGTTTKVLAMAVIAALIVAASVAGYHVIIRFQSVLTWLTGLATIVYIALTLDQIDIDALTAMPNGSMQAVVGAFVMVMTAFGFGWINIAADWSRYQRRGTSGGRIVLWNTIGGALAPVVLVLYGIMLAGSRPDLQDGIANDPIGTLATILPTWFLVPFLVASVLALVSGAVLGIYSSGLTLLSLGVKIPRPAAAFVDGVILTLGTIYVVFVAQTFLAPFQSFLITLGVPIGAWAGIVIADIALRKHDYDEPALFDPKGRYGAVNWPAIATLVGASVVGWGLVVNAYPADVTWNNWQGYLLEPLNLAEWNSETLEWSGAWAFANLGVLFAFVIGFVVTLVVQRGRVRRQESV; via the coding sequence ATGACGGTTCAGAGTGACGGGCCGGGCGGCCTGGAGGCCGTGCGCCGCGCGGGCATCGAGACCACGGGTATCGAGATCGTCGACGAGAGCGAGCGCACCGCGAAGCCGTCCGACCTGTTCTGGCCGTGGTTCGCCGCGAACGTGTCGGTATTCGGCATCTCCTACGGCAGTTACCTGCTGTGGGCGGGCATCTCGTGGTGGCAGGCCTCGCTGGTCGCCGTCGTCGGCATCACGGTCTCCTTCATCGCGTGCGGCCTCGTCGCGATCGCCGGCAAGCGCGGTTCGGCGCCCACGATGATCCTGTCGCGCGCACCGTTCGGCGTCGTGGGCCAGAAGCTGCCGGGCGTCTTCAGCTGGATCATCTCGATCGGCTGGGAGACGTTCCTGGCGATCATGGCCACCCTCGCGACGGCGACCGTCTTCCGCGAGCTCGGCTGGAGCAGTGGCACGACCACCAAGGTCCTGGCCATGGCCGTGATCGCGGCGCTCATCGTCGCCGCGTCGGTGGCGGGCTATCACGTCATCATCCGGTTCCAGTCGGTGCTGACGTGGCTCACCGGCCTCGCGACGATCGTCTACATCGCGCTGACGCTCGACCAGATCGACATCGACGCTCTCACCGCCATGCCGAACGGATCGATGCAGGCCGTCGTGGGTGCCTTCGTCATGGTGATGACCGCCTTCGGCTTCGGCTGGATCAACATCGCCGCCGACTGGTCGCGCTACCAGCGGCGTGGGACCTCGGGCGGCCGGATCGTCCTGTGGAACACGATCGGCGGCGCCCTGGCACCCGTCGTGCTGGTGCTCTACGGCATCATGCTCGCCGGCTCGCGACCCGATCTGCAGGACGGCATCGCGAACGACCCGATCGGCACGCTCGCGACGATCCTGCCGACCTGGTTCCTCGTGCCGTTCCTGGTCGCCTCGGTCCTGGCGCTGGTCAGCGGCGCGGTGCTGGGCATTTACTCCTCGGGGCTGACCCTGCTGAGCCTCGGCGTCAAGATCCCGCGCCCGGCGGCCGCGTTCGTCGACGGCGTCATCCTGACGCTCGGCACGATCTACGTCGTCTTCGTCGCACAGACGTTCCTGGCGCCCTTCCAGAGCTTCCTCATCACGCTCGGCGTCCCGATCGGAGCGTGGGCCGGCATCGTGATCGCCGACATCGCCTTGCGCAAGCACGACTACGACGAGCCGGCGCTGTTCGACCCGAAGGGCCGGTACGGCGCGGTCAACTGGCCGGCCATCGCCACGCTCGTCGGGGCCTCGGTCGTCGGCTGGGGCCTGGTCGTCAACGCTTACCCGGCCGACGTCACGTGGAACAACTGGCAGGGATACCTGCTCGAGCCGCTGAACCTCGCCGAGTGGAACTCCGAGACGCTGGAGTGGTCGGGCGCGTGGGCCTTCGCCAACCTGGGCGTGCTGTTCGCCTTCGTGATCGGGTTCGTCGTCACGCTCGTCGTCCAGCGGGGGCGGGTGCGCCGCCAGGAGTCGGTGTGA
- the mfd gene encoding transcription-repair coupling factor has protein sequence MVQPQLSAAVAAEPHLAAFVSDLRDGDGGSKLTAPPALHPFVAAALADGPGVTVAVTATEREADDLTRAVAALIGPDAVATFPAWETLPHERLSPRSDTVGRRLAVLRRVVHGGEDRPKVVVAPVRSILQPQMKGLADLEPVELVAGQDVELDDVVRRLAAAAYTRVDLVERRGEFAVRGGIVDVFPPTEDHPLRVEFWGDTVDEVRRFAVADQRTLEPVDRLWAPPCREMLLTDEVRATAARYAQTHPSMAELFTKLAEGHAVEGMESLAPVLAGEMELFVDLLPPGSTVVTNDPERIRARAADLFATSEEFLAASWATAADGGESPIDVGAAAFHELDDVRQHVAKLGLGWGEVSPFALDESHTVAAEPAPQYRGEIDAALSDMLAWRGQKRHIVIVAPAHGQAQRAVEWLAEHDVPATIVDHADGPGGPEQQVVQVICADLVHGFVSESLGLVLLTLEDLVGQRAPERTQRSMPARRRRQIDPLELKPGDAVVHEQHGVARYVELVNRVVHGAAREYLVLEYAPSKRGQPPDRLFVPMDQLDQVSRYVGGEAPSLDRLGGGDWTNRKNRARKAVRQIADELIKLYAARQSTKGHAFGPDTPWQAELEDAFAHVETPDQLSTIDEVKRDMERVVPMDRLVCGDVGYGKTEIAVRAAFKAIQDGKQVILLVPTTLLVQQHYATFAERFGQFPVTIRPLSRFQTEKESKATLEGLADGSIDMVIGTHRLLQPGVRIKDLGLVIIDEEQRFGVEHKEALKHLRAAVDVLSMSATPIPRTLEMAVTGIREMSTIATPPEERHPVLSFVGPYEDQQVIAAIRRELLREGQVFYLHNRVQSMEKTAARIRELVPEARVAVAHGKMGEHQLEEVMVDFWEKRFDVLVCTTIVESGLDVSNANTMIIERADTLGLSQLHQLRGRVGRGRDRAYAYFLYPPDKPLTETAHDRLVTIAQHSELGGGMAVAMKDLEIRGAGNLLGGEQSGHIADVGFDLYIRLVGEAVAEFRGDAAPEKEVKLELPIEAHLPHDYVPSERLRLEMYKRLADVRATADIEELRTELADRYGPPPEPVETLLQVAALRVKVRAAGLTEVTSAGSNIRFTPVTLSESAKLRINRIYPKSLYKEAVKVLLVPAPRKEGIGGAPLRGRELLEWAGRVVDTIAG, from the coding sequence ATGGTCCAGCCTCAGTTGTCCGCGGCCGTCGCCGCCGAACCGCACCTCGCCGCCTTCGTCTCCGACCTCCGTGACGGTGACGGGGGCTCGAAGCTGACCGCGCCTCCCGCCCTGCACCCGTTCGTCGCCGCAGCGCTGGCCGACGGCCCGGGGGTGACCGTCGCGGTCACGGCCACCGAGCGTGAGGCGGACGACCTCACCCGCGCCGTCGCGGCCCTGATCGGACCCGACGCCGTCGCGACGTTCCCGGCGTGGGAGACCCTGCCGCACGAGCGCCTGTCGCCGCGCTCGGACACCGTCGGTCGCCGCCTCGCCGTGCTGCGGCGCGTCGTCCACGGCGGTGAGGACCGGCCGAAGGTCGTCGTCGCTCCCGTCCGCTCGATCCTGCAGCCGCAGATGAAGGGGCTGGCCGATCTCGAGCCGGTCGAGCTGGTCGCGGGCCAGGACGTGGAGCTCGATGACGTCGTCCGGCGGCTCGCGGCGGCGGCCTACACGCGCGTCGACCTGGTCGAGCGCCGCGGCGAGTTCGCTGTACGCGGCGGCATCGTCGACGTGTTCCCGCCCACCGAGGACCACCCGCTGCGCGTCGAGTTCTGGGGCGACACCGTCGACGAGGTCCGTCGATTCGCGGTGGCCGACCAGCGCACCCTCGAGCCGGTCGACCGGCTGTGGGCGCCGCCGTGCCGCGAGATGCTGCTGACCGACGAGGTCCGCGCCACGGCCGCACGGTACGCCCAGACCCACCCCTCGATGGCCGAGCTGTTCACGAAGCTGGCCGAGGGGCACGCGGTCGAGGGCATGGAGTCGCTGGCTCCCGTGCTCGCGGGCGAGATGGAGCTGTTCGTCGACCTGCTGCCCCCGGGCTCGACGGTCGTGACGAACGACCCCGAGCGGATCCGCGCCCGCGCCGCAGACCTCTTCGCGACGAGCGAGGAGTTCCTGGCCGCGTCGTGGGCCACGGCCGCGGACGGTGGCGAGAGCCCGATCGACGTCGGAGCGGCGGCGTTCCACGAGCTCGACGACGTCCGTCAGCACGTGGCGAAGCTCGGCCTCGGCTGGGGCGAGGTCTCGCCGTTCGCGCTCGACGAGTCGCACACGGTCGCCGCCGAGCCCGCTCCGCAGTACCGGGGCGAGATCGACGCCGCCCTGTCCGACATGCTGGCCTGGCGCGGCCAGAAGCGGCACATCGTGATCGTCGCCCCCGCCCACGGCCAGGCGCAGCGTGCCGTCGAATGGCTCGCCGAGCACGACGTCCCCGCCACGATCGTCGATCACGCCGACGGGCCGGGAGGCCCCGAGCAGCAGGTCGTCCAGGTCATCTGTGCCGACCTCGTCCACGGCTTCGTGTCGGAGTCCCTGGGGCTCGTGCTGCTGACGCTCGAGGACCTCGTCGGCCAGCGCGCCCCCGAGCGCACGCAGCGGTCGATGCCCGCGCGTCGCCGCCGGCAGATCGACCCCCTCGAGCTCAAGCCCGGCGACGCGGTCGTGCACGAGCAGCACGGCGTCGCGCGCTACGTCGAACTGGTCAACCGCGTCGTGCACGGAGCCGCCCGCGAGTACCTCGTGCTGGAGTATGCGCCCAGCAAGCGGGGGCAGCCGCCGGACCGGCTGTTCGTGCCGATGGACCAGCTCGACCAGGTCAGCCGGTACGTCGGCGGCGAGGCTCCCTCGCTCGACCGCCTCGGCGGCGGTGACTGGACCAACCGCAAGAACCGCGCTCGCAAGGCCGTGCGCCAGATCGCCGACGAGCTGATCAAGCTCTACGCGGCCCGGCAGTCCACGAAGGGTCACGCCTTCGGGCCGGACACGCCCTGGCAGGCCGAGCTCGAGGACGCGTTCGCGCACGTCGAGACGCCCGACCAGCTGTCCACCATCGACGAGGTCAAGCGCGACATGGAGCGCGTCGTCCCGATGGACCGCCTGGTGTGCGGTGACGTCGGCTACGGCAAGACCGAGATCGCGGTGCGCGCGGCGTTCAAGGCGATCCAGGACGGCAAGCAGGTCATCCTGCTCGTCCCGACCACGTTGCTGGTGCAGCAGCACTACGCGACGTTCGCCGAGCGCTTCGGACAGTTCCCCGTCACGATCCGGCCCCTGTCGCGGTTCCAGACCGAGAAGGAGTCCAAGGCCACGCTCGAGGGCCTGGCGGACGGCTCGATCGACATGGTCATCGGCACGCACCGACTGCTGCAGCCGGGCGTCAGGATCAAGGACCTCGGCCTGGTCATCATCGACGAGGAGCAGCGGTTCGGCGTCGAGCACAAGGAGGCGCTCAAGCACCTGCGTGCCGCCGTCGACGTCCTGAGCATGTCCGCCACGCCGATCCCGCGCACGCTCGAGATGGCCGTCACGGGCATCCGCGAGATGAGCACGATCGCGACGCCGCCGGAGGAGCGTCACCCCGTCCTGTCCTTCGTCGGGCCGTACGAGGACCAGCAGGTGATCGCCGCGATCCGGCGCGAGTTGCTGCGCGAGGGCCAGGTGTTCTACCTGCACAACCGGGTGCAGAGCATGGAGAAGACCGCGGCGCGCATCCGCGAGCTCGTGCCCGAGGCCCGCGTGGCCGTGGCCCACGGCAAGATGGGCGAGCACCAGCTCGAGGAGGTCATGGTCGACTTCTGGGAGAAGCGGTTCGACGTCCTGGTCTGCACCACGATCGTCGAGTCGGGCCTGGACGTCTCGAACGCCAACACGATGATCATCGAGCGCGCGGACACCCTCGGCCTGTCGCAGCTGCACCAGTTGCGCGGGCGCGTCGGCCGTGGCCGCGACCGTGCCTACGCGTACTTCCTCTACCCGCCGGACAAGCCGCTCACCGAGACGGCCCACGACCGGCTCGTCACCATCGCGCAGCACTCGGAGCTCGGCGGCGGCATGGCCGTGGCCATGAAGGACCTCGAGATCCGCGGTGCGGGCAACCTGCTCGGCGGCGAGCAGTCCGGTCACATCGCCGACGTCGGCTTCGACCTGTACATCCGGCTCGTGGGCGAGGCGGTCGCGGAGTTCCGCGGCGACGCGGCCCCCGAGAAGGAGGTCAAGCTCGAGTTGCCGATCGAGGCGCACCTGCCGCACGACTACGTGCCCAGCGAGCGGTTGCGGCTCGAGATGTACAAGCGGCTGGCCGACGTGCGGGCGACCGCCGACATCGAGGAGCTGCGCACCGAGCTGGCGGACCGCTACGGCCCTCCGCCCGAGCCGGTCGAGACCCTGCTGCAGGTGGCGGCGCTGCGCGTCAAGGTGCGTGCCGCGGGCCTGACCGAGGTGACCTCGGCGGGGTCCAACATCCGGTTCACGCCGGTCACCCTCTCGGAGTCGGCGAAGCTGCGGATCAACCGGATCTACCCGAAGAGCCTCTACAAGGAGGCGGTCAAGGTCCTGCTCGTGCCGGCGCCGCGCAAGGAGGGCATCGGCGGAGCGCCGCTGCGCGGGCGTGAGCTGCTCGAGTGGGCCGGTCGCGTGGTGGACACGATCGCGGGCTGA
- a CDS encoding right-handed parallel beta-helix repeat-containing protein yields the protein MRTTRPTATWGALVLVLAGFTAPALGAPANAANSHVRASSSAAHATAILRLSTSRARVSVGTRVTFKVADSSGVKRTVRLQRWNPTKRSWQTVASRKMRASTRITLKAAKGTWRYRAFSPSTAGNSKGNARSLPKALSAAVTVRSGVGTQGTLRLSVAKKKVTPGARVSFRVMNKSKAKRTVRLQRWNASKRSWQTVATRKMRTSSRITIKTPRGTWRYRAMAAKARQRSGKKVRTFPPARSSAVSVTAVAAVAQPAPRARGLGSAPIGSARYAVPSSAIFVAPRGTSSGSGTAQDPYGSLGYALSRARARATLVLRGGRYHENVLVPSSKSGLVIQNYPGEAVWLDGSEKVTNWNSSGKRWVASDWNHLFDHRIMSGSSDETSRWVNADRPLASHPDQVWVNGKGLRQVAAEQAVIAGTFFVDKSAKRIVIGDDPRDRTVEASTLQRAMEIHAKDTTVRGIGVRRYATTNKQSAAVVAGVSGITFENVVVSDNAWIGIAGWAAGQRYRNVTVSGNGIMGFGGNNTNNLVIEKSVFRGNNAQGFKPTPVASGLKITRSANVVLRDNIVADTPYAGGIWFDVSSSNMKIVGNSVSGNAAGLMIELSENAVVADNHIYRNAGTGLRVQASGSIDVWNNTIVENPRPFAAWEDGRTQNVTALAKTIPWRVADVKLRNNVISMTGSNPCPILTQDESQVLQGNNFGISSNNNVFHRPGAATPSNFACWANGIYQVKSFKDLAQFRSGTGNDKKSRLVHGAPVVDRFGRATGAVRSANSSVATPLPAPIATLIGRSTGTKSLGAFSGRN from the coding sequence ATGCGTACCACTCGTCCCACGGCCACCTGGGGTGCGCTCGTTCTGGTGCTCGCCGGTTTCACCGCTCCGGCCCTGGGCGCACCGGCCAATGCCGCGAACTCCCATGTCCGCGCGTCGAGCTCCGCCGCGCACGCGACTGCGATCCTGCGCCTGAGCACCTCGCGCGCTCGAGTAAGCGTTGGCACGCGAGTGACCTTCAAGGTGGCCGACTCGAGCGGGGTCAAGCGCACCGTGCGCCTCCAGCGCTGGAACCCGACCAAGCGTTCGTGGCAGACCGTCGCGAGCCGAAAGATGCGAGCCTCGACCCGCATCACGCTCAAGGCAGCCAAGGGCACGTGGCGTTACCGAGCTTTCTCACCCTCCACGGCCGGAAACTCGAAAGGCAATGCCCGGTCGCTTCCGAAGGCACTTTCCGCTGCCGTCACGGTGAGATCTGGGGTCGGCACCCAGGGCACCCTCCGTCTGAGCGTGGCGAAGAAGAAGGTCACGCCCGGCGCTCGCGTGTCCTTCCGGGTCATGAACAAGAGCAAGGCCAAGCGCACCGTGCGCCTCCAGCGGTGGAACGCGTCCAAGCGCTCGTGGCAGACGGTCGCGACCCGAAAGATGCGAACCTCCAGCCGCATCACGATCAAGACTCCCCGAGGCACGTGGCGGTACCGAGCGATGGCCGCGAAGGCCCGCCAGCGCTCAGGCAAGAAGGTACGCACGTTTCCCCCGGCGCGTTCCTCGGCCGTCTCCGTGACCGCGGTCGCAGCGGTGGCACAGCCCGCCCCTCGAGCGCGGGGCCTCGGGTCCGCCCCCATCGGATCGGCGCGCTACGCGGTTCCGTCGTCGGCCATCTTCGTCGCGCCTCGCGGCACGTCGAGCGGTTCTGGCACGGCACAAGACCCGTACGGAAGCCTGGGATACGCGCTCTCGCGAGCCCGTGCTCGTGCCACTCTCGTCCTCCGGGGAGGGAGGTACCACGAGAACGTCCTCGTTCCCAGCAGCAAGTCCGGCCTGGTGATCCAGAACTACCCCGGAGAGGCGGTGTGGCTCGACGGATCGGAGAAGGTCACGAACTGGAACTCCAGTGGGAAGCGGTGGGTCGCGAGCGACTGGAACCACCTCTTCGACCACAGGATCATGTCGGGATCGTCAGATGAGACGAGCCGATGGGTCAATGCCGACCGGCCTCTGGCGAGTCATCCGGACCAGGTGTGGGTCAACGGCAAGGGCTTGAGGCAGGTCGCGGCCGAGCAGGCCGTCATCGCTGGGACCTTCTTCGTCGACAAGTCCGCGAAGCGCATCGTGATCGGGGACGATCCACGGGACAGGACGGTCGAAGCCAGTACCCTGCAACGCGCGATGGAGATCCACGCCAAGGACACGACCGTCCGCGGCATCGGCGTGCGCCGTTACGCGACCACCAACAAGCAGTCCGCCGCCGTGGTCGCCGGCGTCTCCGGGATCACCTTCGAGAATGTGGTGGTCTCCGACAACGCCTGGATCGGCATCGCCGGCTGGGCAGCGGGGCAGCGCTATCGGAATGTGACCGTTTCCGGCAACGGCATCATGGGGTTCGGTGGCAACAACACCAACAACCTCGTCATCGAGAAGTCCGTGTTCCGTGGAAACAACGCGCAGGGCTTCAAGCCGACGCCCGTCGCGTCGGGGCTCAAAATCACCCGGTCGGCCAACGTGGTGCTTCGCGACAACATCGTCGCGGACACCCCCTACGCGGGCGGAATCTGGTTCGACGTGTCCTCGTCGAACATGAAGATCGTCGGCAACTCGGTCTCGGGCAATGCCGCGGGACTCATGATCGAGTTGAGCGAGAACGCCGTGGTGGCCGACAACCACATCTACCGCAACGCCGGAACCGGCCTGCGCGTCCAGGCGTCGGGATCGATCGACGTGTGGAACAACACGATCGTCGAGAACCCCCGGCCGTTCGCGGCGTGGGAGGACGGCCGAACCCAGAACGTCACGGCGCTGGCCAAGACGATCCCGTGGAGGGTCGCGGACGTCAAGCTGCGCAACAACGTCATCAGCATGACCGGATCGAACCCCTGCCCCATCCTCACGCAGGACGAGTCGCAGGTCCTGCAGGGCAACAACTTCGGCATCAGCTCGAACAACAATGTGTTCCATCGCCCTGGTGCGGCCACACCTTCGAACTTCGCCTGCTGGGCCAACGGCATCTATCAGGTCAAGAGCTTCAAGGACCTCGCGCAGTTCAGGTCGGGAACGGGCAACGACAAGAAATCCAGGCTCGTGCACGGCGCTCCCGTCGTCGACCGCTTCGGCAGAGCGACGGGGGCGGTCCGATCCGCGAACTCGTCGGTGGCCACTCCCCTGCCTGCCCCGATCGCGACACTGATCGGTCGGAGCACCGGGACGAAGTCCCTCGGGGCGTTCTCCGGTCGCAACTGA
- a CDS encoding cysteine hydrolase family protein: MSTPWLVVIDPQRVFAAAESPWASPMFGSIVEPIRELAATHRTIVTRWVPAAGPERTGSWAAYFEAWPFADRPASDPLFDLVPEVADLAAEGTVDATTFGKWPALERITGPAPELLLTGVATDCCVISTALAAADAGATVRVVAQACGGSTPENHAKALDVMALYGPQITVV, translated from the coding sequence GTGAGCACGCCCTGGCTGGTCGTCATCGACCCGCAGCGCGTGTTCGCAGCGGCCGAGTCGCCCTGGGCCTCCCCCATGTTCGGCTCCATCGTCGAGCCCATCCGTGAGCTCGCCGCCACCCACCGCACGATCGTCACGCGCTGGGTGCCGGCCGCCGGGCCCGAGCGCACCGGCTCGTGGGCGGCCTACTTCGAGGCGTGGCCGTTCGCGGACCGGCCGGCGAGTGATCCGCTCTTCGACCTCGTGCCCGAGGTCGCCGACCTCGCCGCCGAGGGCACGGTCGACGCCACCACCTTCGGCAAGTGGCCGGCCCTCGAGCGAATCACCGGTCCGGCGCCCGAACTGCTGCTGACCGGGGTCGCCACCGACTGCTGCGTCATCTCGACGGCACTTGCGGCCGCGGACGCCGGCGCCACCGTGCGCGTCGTCGCGCAGGCATGCGGCGGCTCCACCCCCGAGAACCACGCCAAGGCGCTCGACGTCATGGCGCTCTACGGGCCTCAGATCACCGTCGTCTGA